TTTTCATCAAAGGTCCAGGTCCAGGTCGTGAATCTGCTGTACGTGCTTTGAATGCTGCTGGTTACCGTATTACCAACATTACTGACGTGACGCCAATACCACATAATGGTTGTCGTCCACCGAAGAAACGTCGCGTTTAACAATAGGTTAGGAGAAATAACATGGCAAGATATTTGGGCCCTAAGCTCAAGCTGAGTCGTCGTGAAGGTACTGACCTGTTCCTTAAGAGCGGCGTAAGAGCTATCGACTCTAAGTGTAAACTTGAGACTGCACCTGGTCAGCACGGCGCTCGTAAAGGTCGCTTATCTGATTACGGTTTACAATTACGTGAAAAGCAAAAAGTACGTCGTATCTACGGTGTATTAGAAAAGCAATTCCGTAACTATTACAAAGAAGCTGCTCGCCTTAAAGGCAATACAGGTGAAAACTTGTTACAGCTATTAGAGCAACGTTTAGACAATGTTGTATATCGCATGGGTTTTGCTAGCACACGTGCTGAAGCACGTCAGTTAGTAAGCCATAAAGCGATTTTAGTTAATGGTCGTGTTGTGAATATTCCTTCATACGTAATTACTCCAGAAGATACTGTTGTAATCCGTGAGAAGTCTAAAACACAAGCACGTATCATCGCTGCTCTAGAGTTGGCTGAGCAACGTGAAAAGCCGACTTGGGTTGAAGTTGACGGTAAGAAACTGGAAGGCAGCTTTAAGCGTCTACCTGAGCGTTCAGATTTGTCTGCGGACATCAATGAACAACTAATCGTCGAACTTTACTCTAAGTAAAGTTAAGAGTTAAGAGAGGATAAAATGCAGGGTTCTGTAACAGAATTTCTAAAACCAAGGTTAGTCGACATCGACGCTATCAACCCAACGCGTTCTAAAATAGTTTTAGAACCATTAGAGCGTGGCTTCGGTCATACTCTGGGTAATGCCTTACGCCGTATATTGCTTTCATCTATGCCTGGATGTGCAGTAACTGAAGTTGAAATCGACGGTGTATTGCATGAGTACAGCGCGAAAGAAGGCGTACAAGAAGACATCATTGAAATACTATTAAACCTAAAAGGTTTAGCAGTAACGTTAGAAGGCAAAGATGAAGTTTTTCTGACCCTGACTAAATCTGGTGTAGGTCCTGTTACTGCGTCTGATATTCAGCACGATGGCGATGTAACAATTGCTAATCCAGATCACGTTATTTGTAATTTAACAACAAATAACAGCGAGATCAGCATGCGAATTCGTGTTGAACGTGGTCGTGGTTATGTGCCGGCATCTAGTCGTTTATCCTCTGATGACGATGAGCGTCCAATTGGTAGATTGTTGCTTGATGCATCATTTAGTCCAGTTGAACGTATTGCGTACTCGGTT
This sequence is a window from Pseudoalteromonas aliena SW19. Protein-coding genes within it:
- the rpsD gene encoding 30S ribosomal protein S4 yields the protein MARYLGPKLKLSRREGTDLFLKSGVRAIDSKCKLETAPGQHGARKGRLSDYGLQLREKQKVRRIYGVLEKQFRNYYKEAARLKGNTGENLLQLLEQRLDNVVYRMGFASTRAEARQLVSHKAILVNGRVVNIPSYVITPEDTVVIREKSKTQARIIAALELAEQREKPTWVEVDGKKLEGSFKRLPERSDLSADINEQLIVELYSK
- a CDS encoding DNA-directed RNA polymerase subunit alpha; the protein is MQGSVTEFLKPRLVDIDAINPTRSKIVLEPLERGFGHTLGNALRRILLSSMPGCAVTEVEIDGVLHEYSAKEGVQEDIIEILLNLKGLAVTLEGKDEVFLTLTKSGVGPVTASDIQHDGDVTIANPDHVICNLTTNNSEISMRIRVERGRGYVPASSRLSSDDDERPIGRLLLDASFSPVERIAYSVESARVEQRTDLDKLIIDMETNGTLDPEEAIRRASTILAEQLDAFVDLRDVTEPEEKEEKPEFDPILLRPVDDLELTVRSANCLKAEQIQYIGDLVQRTEVELLKTPNLGKKSLTEIKDVLASRGLSLGMRLENWPPASLAE